One window from the genome of Diabrotica virgifera virgifera chromosome 6, PGI_DIABVI_V3a encodes:
- the LOC114332336 gene encoding facilitated trehalose transporter Tret1 yields the protein MTVSPEFNNIFKGTLPQLLAVLTGSLCALSDGMHYGWSAPVVPILMSPSSPIPITKEEGEWLENVFVIGGVLGLWPTMYLTDKIGRKKSILLAAFLSTIVWITIGLAPSVEYILVARGIAGATSNITFVAAPMYIAEIADQKIRGFLSSLIYLLMLVGVLLVYSITPFCPFYVHCLVGAVVVLIELVGFSFMPESPYYLIIKDQPESAHKSLRRLRGKEADVDDEIKQIKSAVDRQRSERSQFLELFLVASNRKALLIMVFLNIAQHFSSVSVLLMNMHIILEQAGSIYMDPRTTAIVFSVIMLIAASKGSFLIDKFGRKILLMSSAFLSGFTLLILAIYFNLKNDGYNTASFSWIPIVCVMVYAFTFKFGLGVVPIVITAEIFSTTVKASGMALADGSYVVGSLLSLQVYQRLTDSFGLQYPFYIFTMCCFSTVCFTYFIIPETKGKTLDEIQLILKGEYKKNKIEKI from the coding sequence GTAGTCTCTGTGCTTTGAGCGATGGAATGCATTATGGTTGGAGTGCTCCAGTAGTTCCAATACTTATGAGTCCAAGTTCTCCAATACCTATTACAAAGGAGGAGGGTGAATGGTTGGAAAATGTATTTGTAATTGGGGGAGTCTTGGGGCTTTGGCCAACAATGTACTTAACAGATAAAATAGGtcggaaaaaatcaattttattGGCAGCCTTCTTATCAACGATTGTCTGGATTACTATTGGTCTGGCCCCTAGCGTGGAGTATATACTTGTCGCCAGAGGAATCGCTGGAGCAACATCAAACATAACGTTCGTAGCAGCTCCAATGTATATTGCCGAAATAGCGGATCAAAAAATACGAGGGTTTTTAAgtagtttaatttatttattgatgcTTGTTGGAGTTCTGCTGGTATACTCTATTACTCCATTTTGTCCTTTTTATGTTCATTGCTTAGTAGGAGCAGTAGTTGTCCTTATAGAACTTGTAGGCTTTTCGTTTATGCCAGAAAGtccttattatttaataattaaggATCAACCAGAGTCTGCTCACAAATCACTAAGAAGATTAAGGGGTAAAGAAGCAGATGTAGATGATGAaatcaaacaaattaaatcagcAGTTGATCGCCAAAGATCCGAAAGGTCACAATTTTTAGAACTATTTCTAGTCGCAAGTAATAGAAAAGCATTGCTTATAATGGTGTTTCTTAATATTGCGCAACATTTTAGCAGTGTGAGCGTGCTCTTAATGAATATGCACATTATTTTGGAGCAAGCTGGATCTATTTATATGGATCCTCGTACAACTGCAATTGTATTTTCAGTAATTATGTTAATAGCTGCATCCAAAGGATCGTTTTTAATAGACAAATTTGGTAGAAAGATACTACTGATGAGTTCAGCCTTTTTATCAGGATTTACGTTGCTAATATTGGCGATTTATTTTAATTTGAAGAATGATGGATATAATACCGCTAGCTTTAGCTGGATTCCTATTGTCTGTGTAATGGTTTATGCTTTTACTTTTAAGTTTGGCTTAGGTGTGGTTCCCATAGTTATAACAGCTGAAATATTTTCTACTACTGTAAAGGCTTCTGGTATGGCATTAGCAGATGGCTCATATGTAGTTGGATCCCTTTTATCGTTACAAGTATATCAGCGACTAACCGATTCATTTGGACTACAATATCCCTTTTATATTTTTACTATGTGCTGTTTCTCTACTGTCTGttttacatattttataattCCAGAAACCAAAGGTAAGACTTTGGATGAAATCCAACTCATCCTAAAAGGAGagtataagaaaaataaaatagaaaagaTATAA